The genomic region CGCCAGGGCGGCGGTTATCCGGACGATCGGGTTCTCGTCGGAAAGCGCCTTCCGCATCACGTCGAGCGCTTCGGGAAATTTCGAGAGAGTAAGGATGTTCGATGCCCGGACCTTGACGTCAGGGAATGGGCTCTTGAGCGCCGCGAGCAGGATTTCGACGGAGCGGTTGACTCCGATCATGCCCACAGCCTCGGTCGCGATCTCACGGACGTTCCATTTGTCGTCCTTCATCGTCACTGCAAGGCCTTCGAGCGCCTCGGGGTTCTTCAGCTCTCCCAGAAGGCGCGCCGCGTTCATCCGGTTGTACCAGTTCGGATCCTTCAACGCGGCGATTGCGTATTTCAGCGATCCGGGCGCTTTTCTTTCCTGCACAAGCTTGGTCAGCGCCCGGCTCCGGGCCAAAGAATCGGGGCTTTCGAGCGTTTCCGTCAACTCTTCGATGGTCTGTTCCGCCGGGGGCGGGGCAGCTGCCGGGGCGGTTGTGGCGCAAAGGGCCACGAGCAGCGAGATGAGGATGGATGTCAGCCGGGCACGACTTCGGGGTGTGGCTCTCATGTCGGTTGAGTGAAATCGCACAGGGTCCTCCATAAATATCGGTTGGCCTGATCCTACAGCAAATCCCGTTCCCGTCAAATCCCCCGGGCGGCAAATTGCGACCCTAGACCCGGATTTGAGGTCACAATCTGTGACTTCAAACACAGGGTGCGGACGTAATCGGAAAGATTACAATCTGTGATCTTAGACGTCGGGGGCGGCTGTATGACCCTTGAGATTGTCCCGTATAAAATGTACACTATGTACAGATTTGGGAGGTGACACATGAAAATTGTATCCACGGTGAAGGCAAGGGAGACGTTTTCCGAAGTCGTTAACCGGGCGGCATTCGGCAAGGAAAGGGTAGTCCTCACCCGGCACGGCAAAGGGCTCGCGGCGGTCGTTCCCATCGAGGACCTGCGACTACTCGAAGCAATCGAAGACGAACAGGACATTCGAGACGCGCGGAAGGCACAGCGGGAGATTGCCAAGAAAGGCACGGTTCCTTTCGCTGACGTTAAAAAGGAACTCGGGCTGTAACCGATGGCCTAATCGGTCGAACTTTCCCCGGCGGCTGTCCGGCAACTTCGGAAACTGTCCGAACCCGCGCGCAAACAAGTCGGGAAGGCAATCGACAAGATAGCGGAATCCCCCCGGCGTCGGGGCGTAAAGAAGCTGGCGGGAACGGAGGACCTCTACCGGTTCCGCGTCGGGGATTACCGCGTGGTGTTCACGGTCGAAGGCGAAAAGCTGATTGTCGTCGTGGTGAAGATCGGCGACAGGAAAGAAGTGTATCGGTAGGCGGAAGGCCTCGGCGCAAGAGAAAACGGAACTGGTCACAGATTGTGACCGGCTCCCCATTCCGGGGATGGGCCGCCGCTGATCCCGGTGGCCGACAAGCGGGGTACCTCACCCCGTTTCCCCGGATCACCTTCGAGGATCGCAAGGAGGAAGCGGAACCGATTCCCCCCCCCAACAATACCCCCAGCAAGGAACCTCTTCCCGTGCCTTGGCCCCGCTTGCTCCCCCCGTAATTCTTACTCCGAACCATCGGGCCGGAACTTCTTCCTTTCTGTCGAGGAAGCCGGGGCGCTGCTGGCGGCCTGCCATTCGCACCATCGGCCCGTCGTGCTTTGCGCGCTCGAGACCGGCATGCGGAAGGCGGAAATTTTCGGGCTGCGATGGTCCGACATTCGAAACGGGATGGTCTACCTGCCGGGGGACCGGACGAAGAACGGGAAGCCGCGTGAGATCCCCGTCTCGAACCGGCTGGCGGAGGAGCTGAAACGGCTTCGGCGCCGCCAGGCTGAAAGATGAAGCGGTATGCGCACCTGACGCCGGAGCACAAACGGAAGGCCGTCGAGATGTTGCCGGAATGGAAGACGGCGGAAGTTACATGCCCCAAAACTGCCCCAAATGCGGGATGACAAGAAAAAAGGGCCACGGGGGGAACCCCGTAACCCTTGGATTTACTTGGTGCCGAAGGGGGGATTTGCCTCCGCGGCCCGCACATCCTGTGCGCGCCGCTCCGGCCCGGGTCGCCGGCCTTCCGCCTGCATCCATGCAGGCTGATCCTCGCTATTCGCTCGGCGGCGGTCTCCCGTTCAAATCCCCCCCTTCGGCATAGGGAAAACGAAAAAGAGCCCCGCGATTTTCGTCGTGGGGCTCTCAACATTTTCTGGTGCCGAAGGGGGGATTTGAACCCCCACGAGCTTGCACTCACCAGACCCTGAATCTGGCGCGTCTGCCAGTTCCGCCACTTCGGCACGCTTGGAAAGCGGGATTAACGATTATAGCAAACGATTTATCCGATTCAAGCGATAAGTTGGGAATCGAATCGCGCCCTGCGCAATCCGGCAGGGATGCCGGTATGATTGTCTGGAAACGCAGCCCCTCCCGGAATGGCAACGGGTGCTGCGAAGGGGGAAGCGTGACGAGGGACCAGGCTTACTGGGAACGGTGGCTCAAGGCCAATGCCGACCGGCTTCGGGGCGATATGCAGACGGCCAGGGACTGGTACAAGGCGGCTGAGGTCGAGAAGGGGGAGCGGCGTGCGTTCAAGGCGGCGCTGCGCGGCCTCGGGGAAGAAGGCGTGCGGAGCCGCAAGGGCCACAATGTCACCGGCCCCCGGAATGCGCGCGGCGCAAAAACGCATGGCGGAACGGCCGCGACCGGGGAGTCGGGGGGCAGGAAAAATGAGGCAAGCGACGGCGCCGTATGGGAGGGGCACCTTCGCGTGACGCGGGAAGGGCGCTTTCTCGTCGTTCCCGAATTGCCGGATGCCCCCGCCGTGCGCGTGTCGGGCGACGACCTGGGGGACGCGTTGCCGAAGGACCGGGTCCAGGTCCGGCTCGAGTCCCCGCGCCGCCGGGGGCCTGCCGCCGCGCCGCAGGGGCGCATCGTCCGCGTCGTCGAGCGCGGCATCCGCACGTTCGTCGGCCGGTTCGCCCCGGTCGGCACGCGCAGCTTCGTCCGTTACCGGGACCGGGAGGCCGATCTTCACCTCCCCGTCGAGGTGCCGCGCGGGCTTTCGCCCGAAGCGAACGACCTGGTGCTGGCCGAGATCACCGACTACCCGTCGAAGGGGCGGGAAGGCCGCGCGACGTTGATCCGCGTGCTGGGACGCGAGCACACGATGGACACGCTCTTCCTGGCCGTGACGCACGCACGCGAGCTGCCCGTCGAATTTTCCCGGGAGGCGCTCCGGGAGGCGGACGCCCTGCCTCCCGAGGTGCACTACTCCCCCGGCGCGGACGCGGAAGCCCTCCCGCGCGTCGACCTGCGCCACCTTCCATTCGTCACGATCGACGGAGACGACGCCCGCGACTTCGACGACGCGGTGTGCCTCGTCAAGGAAGGGAAACGGCGCACGCTCTACGTCGCGATCGCCGATGTGGCCCATTATGTGCGCGTCGCCTCCCCGATCGACCGCGACGCGTACGCCCGCGGCACCAGCGTCTATTTCCCCGACCGCGCAGTTCCGATGCTGCCGCCAGCGCTGTCCGAAGGGTTGTGCAGCCTCAAGCCCGGCGTGGACCGGCTGACCATGACGGCCGAGATCCCGATCGACGCCGAAGGGAAGACGGGCAAGCCCTCGTTCTGTGCCTCCGTCATCCGAAGCCGCGAGCGTCTCACCTACGCCCGGGTCCACGACTTCCTCGCAGGGAAACCGGAGGCGCGGGAAAAGGCGGCGATTCCGCCGGAGGTGGCGCCGATGCTTGGCGATATGGCCGCGCTGGCGGACGCGCTGACCCGTCTCCGGTCCGGCCGCGGGTCGCTCGATTTCGATCTGCCCGAGGCGCGCATCGGCGTCGAAGGGGGGAAGCCGGTGTCCATCTCGGTCGACCCGCGCTGGGAATCGCACCGGCTCATCGAGGAGTTCATGCTGCTGGCGAACACCGCGGTCGCCGAATTCCTTTCCGACCGGGGGCTGCCGTTCCTATTCCGGATCCACGAGCCGCCGACCGAGGAGAAGATCGAGGCGTTCGAGAACGCCGCTGCGAAGTTGCTGAAGCGCGTCCGCGTCACCGAGCGCAAGGACCTGGCCGCCCGGCTGCAGGCCTGGGTCGCGCTGGCCAAGGGCGGCAAGTACGAGAAGCACGTCAGCATGCTGATGCTCAGGAGCCTCATGCTCGCCAGGTACACCCCGGAGCGCATCGGCCACTTCGGACTGGCGCTCGCCCGGTACACCCATTTCACCTCGCCGATCCGGCGCTACCCGGACCTGATCGTCCACCGGATGCTCATGGCCGCCCTGGGCGACCGGGAACAGACCGACTACGTCCGGCATCTCGAGGAAAACGGGGAAAGCGTCGGGGAACAGCTGTCCGGCCGCGAGCGGGCGGCGACCGATGCCGAGCGCGACCTCGAGCGGCGCGCCAAGGCGCTCTTCATGGCCGGGCACATCGGGGAGACCTTCACAGGAGTCGTCTCCTCCATCGTCCGTTTCGGTTTCTTCGTGGAGCTCGACGCGCTGCTCATCGACGGGTTCGTCCACGTCTCGACGCTGCGGGACGACGATTACCGCTATTCCGCCGACGCGAACGAATGGGTCGGCAGCTATCGCCGCCGCCGGTTCGCGCTGGGCGACCGTGTTTCCGTCCGCGTACGGCGAGCCGATCCGGACCGGGGGGAGATCGACCTGCTCCTCGATCAGCCGACCGCGGGGATAATGGCGCGATAGCATACCTGCGGAACCGGAACAGGAGATCGGCGGGCCTATCGCCTTCTGCAATGTGCAGCGGCATATTGCTATAATTTCCTTTGCCGGATTGTTAAAGTGATTCGTCCCCTGACCTCTACGTTGCATGACAATCGCCGGGCCCGAATTATTCAGGGAAACCAATGCTGAAATCCGTCCGGAAATCCGCTTTTCTCTGTTTCCTTTGCGCCTGCTGGGTCCTTC from Candidatus Deferrimicrobiaceae bacterium harbors:
- a CDS encoding HEAT repeat domain-containing protein, which codes for MRFHSTDMRATPRSRARLTSILISLLVALCATTAPAAAPPPAEQTIEELTETLESPDSLARSRALTKLVQERKAPGSLKYAIAALKDPNWYNRMNAARLLGELKNPEALEGLAVTMKDDKWNVREIATEAVGMIGVNRSVEILLAALKSPFPDVKVRASNILTLSKFPEALDVMRKALSDENPIVRITAALAIQNNAPKELSPLEKLLEDPDPALRERAAFFLERLKKND
- the rnr gene encoding ribonuclease R; this translates as MTRDQAYWERWLKANADRLRGDMQTARDWYKAAEVEKGERRAFKAALRGLGEEGVRSRKGHNVTGPRNARGAKTHGGTAATGESGGRKNEASDGAVWEGHLRVTREGRFLVVPELPDAPAVRVSGDDLGDALPKDRVQVRLESPRRRGPAAAPQGRIVRVVERGIRTFVGRFAPVGTRSFVRYRDREADLHLPVEVPRGLSPEANDLVLAEITDYPSKGREGRATLIRVLGREHTMDTLFLAVTHARELPVEFSREALREADALPPEVHYSPGADAEALPRVDLRHLPFVTIDGDDARDFDDAVCLVKEGKRRTLYVAIADVAHYVRVASPIDRDAYARGTSVYFPDRAVPMLPPALSEGLCSLKPGVDRLTMTAEIPIDAEGKTGKPSFCASVIRSRERLTYARVHDFLAGKPEAREKAAIPPEVAPMLGDMAALADALTRLRSGRGSLDFDLPEARIGVEGGKPVSISVDPRWESHRLIEEFMLLANTAVAEFLSDRGLPFLFRIHEPPTEEKIEAFENAAAKLLKRVRVTERKDLAARLQAWVALAKGGKYEKHVSMLMLRSLMLARYTPERIGHFGLALARYTHFTSPIRRYPDLIVHRMLMAALGDREQTDYVRHLEENGESVGEQLSGRERAATDAERDLERRAKALFMAGHIGETFTGVVSSIVRFGFFVELDALLIDGFVHVSTLRDDDYRYSADANEWVGSYRRRRFALGDRVSVRVRRADPDRGEIDLLLDQPTAGIMAR
- a CDS encoding type II toxin-antitoxin system Phd/YefM family antitoxin — translated: MKIVSTVKARETFSEVVNRAAFGKERVVLTRHGKGLAAVVPIEDLRLLEAIEDEQDIRDARKAQREIAKKGTVPFADVKKELGL
- a CDS encoding tyrosine-type recombinase/integrase — its product is MADKRGTSPRFPGSPSRIARRKRNRFPPPTIPPARNLFPCLGPACSPRNSYSEPSGRNFFLSVEEAGALLAACHSHHRPVVLCALETGMRKAEIFGLRWSDIRNGMVYLPGDRTKNGKPREIPVSNRLAEELKRLRRRQAER